In the Ranitomeya imitator isolate aRanImi1 chromosome 2, aRanImi1.pri, whole genome shotgun sequence genome, ATATGCAGACACATATGGTTTGGTGCAAAATGGTTTCCCTACATTTCAGTTACTCTATTGatgaggctaggttcacatctgCGTTGGGGGCTCAGTCTGATTTCGCTGTCACAGGTTCAGTCATATTTGCTGGACGTAGAGGGCAGCGCTattttatggcagctaagatgattGGCCCCATAATGGAGCCCAGTGCCCCCTATTATAGTCACTGGGGTCCACTGCTGTCCATGATATGACGGATCCTGCACAACATCGTTTTCAGTTATCTGCTCTTATGATGGGAGAGGAAATTGTAAATGTTGAGATGGTACTCTAGGGCTATATACCTTTATGTCTATAAACACATCCTGTCTTATCCAGAGAGTCCACATCTACTGGAATTACACTACATGCTTCATATTGGCACATTTCACTGGCGCAAACATCATCATGAATGCATCTTTCACTTATCAGATATGTATCTGTAAAGGGGACATAAACCTCTTGCATTAGGAGCCAAGAATACAAGTAACCATTGTTGTGCAGAGAAGAGCTACATACAAGGACATCTTTACAAAATTGCACAAATGCCCTGGCATGTATATTGCATTTTAGGAGGTTGTGAGTTTTTTTTAGTTAACCAATCGAGTCTTAGTGCGCCATCCAAACTTTTCAAAAATTAATGTATAAGGCTGGGGCTACACTCTGATTTTGGCTGCGGTACTAGTCGTGCGGCCAAAGTTTGCTAGGTGTCGTTACATCGCAGCACAATACAACTGAAGGGGGTCTTGTTTTGACCCCTGAGGAATGTGTCTGTGACCAGAGATTCACAAAAAAAATCCAGAGCAGTTGACCTTCTTGAGACTTTCTAGTGGCGGTCCCATTACCCTTGTGGTAGCATTGCATTCCCATTCCATTCATTTGAGCTTGTAGCAGCGACAACTAGTGAACTTTAGCTGTGCAAGAGGTGACGATGCAAGTGTCACCGTGAAGCCACAGCCTAAAATATATACCTGAAAAGTAAGGGATGTTATGCCATAAGCATCAAAGATATAGATGGATCAAATACAGTGTAAGAGACTCTTGGAGAAACATGGCGCACACACACTGtgtatggacacacacaaaatcaAAATCATTTGAGGATTAAACCTGGACCACATCTACCAGCACTGACCAGTATAATGCCACTATGTCTTTAATTGCCCGATTCTCTCACTGTCTGCCAAATGTTGGTTCAGAATATGGGTAAGGAAAAAAACTCCCACAGAGGTGGGCACAACAAAAAGAGGACAAAACTGCAGTAACTGAAGTTCTAGCCCAGGAGAAGTGGTTTCTCCTCGAGTCCCCTTGACAGCACTTCCAGTTTTGGCCTACAGTGGTTTAGCATCACAGGGACCATAATACCCAATTGGATAAAAAGTTGCAGGAAATGTGAAAACCAATGAGTTTCAAATGGAACAGGTGTTTGTCGCTTTTAGCAAAATTttagtaaaactttttttttcttgcaagaTTTTTGCAATTTTAAGTCATGTCGCCTAGTTAGTACGGGGTCCATGCACTGGGGAACAAATATCTCACAACAGGAGGAGCGCTGCTTTTTCTTTCCCCTTCTTTTTGTCGGACCACAAGATCCAACCTCAATGACTGCTGTAAATAGTATCAGGTAGGGTGAGGCATCTCCGTGAAGGGAGATCTGAATCCACACAATGTCCTACAAACAAAGATGAAATACCAAGGTACAAGGCAAGAATCTCCTTTTAAAGGCATTCTGTTATGTCAGCTGCTGACGACTTAGCACAAGAATAAGGCGGTTTCTTCAAAAATGTATAAATCAAAAGTGCGCAAGTTTCTCCCTAAGGCTACATGCACACACTTGTGTGACTGTTACCATCCGAGAGaaagaactgattttttttttcctcaggtgTCATCCTACTTGCTTCCGTTTTCCTTTTTCTCATCCATTTTTTTTCCCACTGAATCAGAATGTCCTAATTTTTTATCCATTGACGCTTAACAATGTATCAGTTAAAATTCAGATGATGTACAAAGTCTGTCTTCCTAGTTTCATCTGTCTCACGGATCCCCGGAAACTTTAATGGCAAAGTTTGATCCTCAAATCAGATGAGACTAGGACCTGCTCGGAGACTAAAGGCTCTTTCAGACGTCCGTGATCATcggttccatctcagatcacaatgcacagactggctaCGAGGCTGTCGCACTCAGTTCGGTCATACCGAACACATTGCGGCCGGAGATTGGACAGATGATCACGGACTTCCGAAAGAGCCTTTATGGATCAGCGATGCCAATCTGTTTTTAAAACTGATGTTTGTATAGCTCAATGAAACTCTATGGGTCAGTGTGACGcccgagggaaaaaaaaaacacaaatatttcACACGAACAcatcacatggatgtgtgaatattGCCTAAGGAGGAAAGGTGGGATCTGCATTTCATGGTCAGATTATATATTTATTACCACTGATTATCGCGATCTCTAGTAGATCAGCGCCGTGTAATAAAATGGCTGTCAGGAAATCGGCAGACATAGGAAAGCTCCGTGACAATGGATAGCTCCGGTGTTACAATGTATGGCTTTTGTACTACAATTTTCCTTATTTCAATAGTGATATGTACAATGTGCACATCTTGTGTAAACCGCAAGCTGGGATACATAAATCCACAATTGTTTTACGAGACATGCAGCGGTAGAACCAATATCACAATTTAATATATAGCATATCCTTGGGTAAAATTCCTTCATATAATGGCATGGCCAAACATGCAATGTCATAAAAGTGAAGaaaaagaaatgaacatttaagtcAAAGTATAAGTGATACAATAATCTCTTCTAAACACACATTTCTTTTCAGTTTGTAGTCTCGTTATATGATTGTTCTATAAGAAAGGCCGTTGGGATAAAACATAAAGGGCGCGCTGCCTGTATATTAGGATGTCAATCATTGGCTCAGTGTAGAAAGACAAACCTGCGGAAGATTCTACGCTAAAGAAAAGGCTTTTCTGCTAAGATTTACAGTGGTTGCTTTTGGGAAGCATTGCTTTATATACAATACTGGCATTAGGAATCAAAGTCTGTGCAGTACTAAAGACTTATCTATGTCCCCATTTTTCTTTCTGGGGTTCTGCAGCATATTGCTCTGCACTTCAGTGCTGAAATGTTTCGGGACGAGATGAAGACAAGGGATCTAGATTCGACGTCACCTTTGGTCTTCTGTGGGTTCATAGATGATATCAAACTGATAGTTCCTCAAAATACCATGTACCTTGCAATCAGACTATGATATGAGGTAAGATAATATGGCACTATATATTCACTGTGTTCACTCTTATGAACGAGTCTGTCCCCGCGTAATGGTCACTTTAGGTTTCTCAGGTGCTTTGTCAGGTGACTTTCTAGATGGATTTTGGAATGTTTGCAGTAAAGCAAAAGGCTCAGATCCAGACTGAATACCCACTAATGAAATGCagtaatatatatatttgtgtctatatgtatatatatattatatatatttaataaaaatatgTACAGTCACAGATCAGAGTTTGGCACAATTTCTCTTTTGTGGGTTGTAATAGTGCATTAACTACTGTACAACAGTATGACTTTAAAACAGTCTTTCACAGAGAATACCAGATTAAGCTGCCCTTCAAACAAGTCATCACAATGTAAACCCTGGATTTCAGCACTTAACAGATCAACAAACCACAaggcatatatttttttttccccaaagaaaCAAAAACATAAACATCAATGtatttcttttttctataaaaaaaaaggaaagtctattttttttttcaattaaaaatgtttcttttttttttcttctgcttcaAATGCATTCGTAAATTTCTGCAGAGGAAAACGCTTGGTGTCAGCTCGTTACAGCAGTTGGGACAATAGAGTTTAACGCATTTGGAATCTCCTATGCAGATCCTGTGAATGTGCAGCAGGGGGAGCTGAAGAACGCATCATGGGACCACGTGAACCTAACCAACATAGGCGTTGCAAATCCTATAGACTCCACATTGTGGCGTTTCAATGCATAATTTTCctttttgtacctttttttttgttgttgtttttacaaggttttttgggaaaaaaaaagtaaacatttgCGTTAGAAACAAAGAAGCACAAAATGTAAATAAAGAAGCCAAAGAGCAGAAAGTAGAAGTTCGTGTTAGCCTTCAGTCGTTGCAAACCCCAGCCAAGTCTGGAACCAGTGATTTTAGGTAGCTTGTTAGCATTTGTCATGCGCGTACTCTTCTTTATTTGCAAGGCAATGACTATCATGCAGCTTTAGGCTTTTTTTTAAGATTGTTTGAAAAGAGAAATAAACAAGGACCAGCAGGCTTAGCAAatgcaaagaaaagaaaaagatgCGCTTTAGAGCTTTTGGTGCAACATTACCTCAGTTTTTCAAATGCAGCTGTAACCACGGGGTCCTTGTGTGCTTGGTCCATTCTTTTCCCTTTACAGTTTTCATCTCGCAGAGACTTAGATGTTGATTTATGACGATACAACTTTTTGTGTGTGGGTACGTTATTGGTTAAAATACTGAGGTTTCCAAAGTTCTTATCAAAGAAGGCTGCGTGAAGGTTGGCTCCATAACCTAATGTACAGCTTGGATCAAAGCCTCCAAACTTAGCATTGTTCTTACCTGAGCCCTTGTTGGTTGACTTCTTGGAGCCCCCTGCCGCACTACCATTTACCTTTTTCTTGAAATCCTGTTGTGTCCCAGCTAAGATTTTCAATGTTTTTAATTTTAGGCTGTTTGACTCTGGAGACAATAGTATATCAGGGATGTCACTTGGTCCCACAGGGTTGTAAAAAGGCTCCATTGATGCCATCATGAACCTCTGAACATCAGCCATTCCAGATGCGATATTGGAAAGAATATTAGATGGTTCCTCAAATTCTCTTTGATCATCGTCAAGAAGATTGTTTCCATTCCCTACCCTAGGTTCAGGCCAAGGAGTCTTGTTACCTTTATCAAGCGTCCATTCATTGACCCCAGCTATGTGCTTCCCTGTTTTGGATGAGCCAGGCTCATAAAGCTGCAAGCAGTCAGTTAAAGCCTGTTTTGTAGGGTTTGCATTATTCAATAGACCTGATTGATTGCCTGCACTTTGGGGTTTTGCGCTGTTGGCATTTTTTCCTTTCTTGGGTGTTTTAGGGGCTGTTTGTCGAGGAGTCTTTGTTTGTGTTTTATCTCCCCCTTTGCAGGCTTTAGGGGTTTTCTTCTTGCTACTTTTTGGAGAAGAACTTTGGTTGGCACCTGTGTTTTTGCTAGTAGACAGTTTCTTTTTTGACTTTGAGGCTTTACCATTGGTATGAACAGGAACAGCAGACTCATCAAATGGCAAACATGGACCTTTCTCCAGAACACTGACAGAATCTTCATCATTAAACATATGAAACTGAAACTGATGGTTATTTAGTGCAAAACCACTATTGTTCTGCTCCTGTGGAGGAAGAACAGTACAGTTCCACTTGGTCTTCTCTGATCCATTAATCACTACCTGGGAACCATTTTGAAAAGCCTTTATGTTCCCTACTGACTTTACATCTGTTGCTGTTATTTGAGGAGAGAGGTTGGGGGTATCTGGTGGAGACATCTCTGATAGGGATGAGTGGCGGAATTTGTCAGGGGTGAAGTTGGAGATGTCAAGAAGGTCAGTAGATTCCTTCAGTGGGGTGATTTCATCAATGCTCTGCTGAATTACAAGTTTGGGGCTGCAGTGAGCTAAGAAATCGTCACTTATTTCATCTTCCCCATCTTTTTCACAAGATTTCATGCTTAAAGAGCTGTAATTACTGGAACTAACTGACAATGAGCCCACTGAGTCAAAACTAATAAGCCTTCCATTGTCTGTACTGAGTGTGCCTCTTTGCAAAACAAAATGCCCATCTCCACTGTTATAATGACAGGACTGATAGGAGTCATCCTGCTGCATCTGGTCTTCTTGCAAATATGTTTTGTGGTACAGCTGTTTGCTGCTGTTCGGCTGAACTTGACTATATCCAGAGACTGTCATGTCTGTATCCGATACAGCAGCAGGAGCACCAAAATCTCCGGGAATGATGGTCACTTCCCTAAGGTTAGATATGAACTCAGCCTGACTGCTAGGTGGTTTGCCGTGCCACATTTCTGGGAAGTTCTGCTCCATATCCAAGTGATGGGGTGACTGCTGAAGCTCAGACTCTGAAGGGGGAGAAAGCACACAGCTCTGCGCAAGTTGAAGGGAACTGAAGTGTTTTTCTGTTGGCATGATGTTAACTGAGTGCTGCCCCAAGGGATGAGGGGCAAAGTATGTTATACCAGTGCCACTAGATGAATCTGATGCATCTAACAAAGTCTGTAGATACCCTCCAGGGATTACTGGTACATTGGTAGTGATGTGAGCAGATGGTAATGGCTTGTCAGGAGAGCAGGTGGCTTGTAGAAATGGAGAATTTTTAGCTTCGTTGTCAGCATGGCACTGAGATGGATGGGAACTGTCTGAGGCATTGTGAATGGTTTCCTCTTTCAACAGAACCGCAGAATCCTGGTTCTCAATCACTGGGAAGTTTTCAATTGGATCTGCTGTACTAATTTCAGTCACCTGCTCTCGCTTGAGCTGTTTGCATTTCAGCCTGGCTTCACTTTTAAATTTTATTCTTCTTATCACCTTACGGTCAGCACATTTTAATTCCCTTTCTAAAGATCTACATTTTACTGGTGCCGCATCTGCTATGTCACTTAAGTGTAAACCATTTACACAGCTTGGGGTTTCCAGAGTTATAGAACGCAGGTCATTAAGGCTAGCCTCATCTTTGCTACTGCATCCCTGTCTGTGGTCATAAGAGGAGAGCATCTCCCTGCTCACTGGTTGCTCGATAGTTTGTATCCTCTGTAATCTGTGCCGATTTGCTAGCTGTCCTTTTCTCTTCCTTGGTGGAGTGGCATTCTCGCTTCCATTAAGAAGTCTCTGTGCATTCATGGCTGAAGTGTTCCTCCTTTTTTCTTCCCAGTAGTCTTTAAGTGGAGCAAGCTTTTGGTATTTTCCCAGCTGATCGTCACTCAAAGTGACTGTTGACTCAGTTGCATCAAGCTTCCCAAGCTTTATCAACATGTGCTTCTCACCTTTGAACCTATTGATGATGATGTACTTGATGATTACAGGTGGCTCCTTCCTACAAACTTTCCGACGTTTCTTAGGACACCAGTCATCATCGTCTTCTTCTTTGGGTCCATCTGGTGCTCCTTCCTTCTTCTCAACAATCTTTTCATTCTCCAGTGAATCCATATCGTACAAGTAGTCATCACTGTACCTGACTTTTCTTTTAACCC is a window encoding:
- the NEXMIF gene encoding neurite extension and migration factor, coding for MHSSRLDTSGEIWSETQKDKLMDDQVDRESASQAATTLLINGISGNEPHDPVDDVKSFDAADAPVTFPALNQKEIHACNRALPPIISKEPCLLGPPSPLRLSDTAEHVSSDPSAQAISLTTCVTKGLSSWSLPSESDKTPFTIMEPGTMSTLTGDCLMQQSRTCLGCFIETKDGVDPEPGISLKMGDISRDYDTCPVSDIGIHCMSTADSLKYGDQLLSDQLLSFPVHKSQESDKRDHDKSDSDSEDSAQKNYYDGLLLDKCNGDEALLANPNQEWGYFESFISESKIELLDLCSKNELSVNLFSEEDVDNYMFDDDDSTLGSDVCSLKIRYESFQDNVREKTNALQEDAQFNFFPSVFTNCPKRESKGSKKRLVDPSQFKLEEGGIWEDDDEEDEEEEVEGVKSGLNKTCGNMDVVQYISTKRSHFLDSVNSAEDSGEYSDDSSYSESSYDVLGDIKDCTRYLSREHSHSLIQPNYGLRVKRKVRYSDDYLYDMDSLENEKIVEKKEGAPDGPKEEDDDDWCPKKRRKVCRKEPPVIIKYIIINRFKGEKHMLIKLGKLDATESTVTLSDDQLGKYQKLAPLKDYWEEKRRNTSAMNAQRLLNGSENATPPRKRKGQLANRHRLQRIQTIEQPVSREMLSSYDHRQGCSSKDEASLNDLRSITLETPSCVNGLHLSDIADAAPVKCRSLERELKCADRKVIRRIKFKSEARLKCKQLKREQVTEISTADPIENFPVIENQDSAVLLKEETIHNASDSSHPSQCHADNEAKNSPFLQATCSPDKPLPSAHITTNVPVIPGGYLQTLLDASDSSSGTGITYFAPHPLGQHSVNIMPTEKHFSSLQLAQSCVLSPPSESELQQSPHHLDMEQNFPEMWHGKPPSSQAEFISNLREVTIIPGDFGAPAAVSDTDMTVSGYSQVQPNSSKQLYHKTYLQEDQMQQDDSYQSCHYNSGDGHFVLQRGTLSTDNGRLISFDSVGSLSVSSSNYSSLSMKSCEKDGEDEISDDFLAHCSPKLVIQQSIDEITPLKESTDLLDISNFTPDKFRHSSLSEMSPPDTPNLSPQITATDVKSVGNIKAFQNGSQVVINGSEKTKWNCTVLPPQEQNNSGFALNNHQFQFHMFNDEDSVSVLEKGPCLPFDESAVPVHTNGKASKSKKKLSTSKNTGANQSSSPKSSKKKTPKACKGGDKTQTKTPRQTAPKTPKKGKNANSAKPQSAGNQSGLLNNANPTKQALTDCLQLYEPGSSKTGKHIAGVNEWTLDKGNKTPWPEPRVGNGNNLLDDDQREFEEPSNILSNIASGMADVQRFMMASMEPFYNPVGPSDIPDILLSPESNSLKLKTLKILAGTQQDFKKKVNGSAAGGSKKSTNKGSGKNNAKFGGFDPSCTLGYGANLHAAFFDKNFGNLSILTNNVPTHKKLYRHKSTSKSLRDENCKGKRMDQAHKDPVVTAAFEKLR